One window from the genome of Pyrobaculum ferrireducens encodes:
- a CDS encoding transcription factor: MRDVYMYIVEKSVAWEFDSPEYGRLARKVVDMLYERKEDLSDDRIAILLNISTAETRRILQYLMRLGLVGVRKKTTEDYRIEYTWYVDDEIIRQAISSRARVAREKISMLIRSLTEGAYYICPNCFTMYTLDEAVNRGGLCPICGAQLEYVESVEGINKLTKVFEKLEKL, from the coding sequence ATGAGAGATGTGTATATGTATATTGTTGAGAAGAGCGTAGCGTGGGAGTTCGACAGCCCTGAGTATGGGAGGCTTGCGCGGAAGGTTGTGGATATGCTCTACGAGAGGAAGGAGGATCTCTCAGATGACCGAATTGCAATCCTCCTTAACATATCTACTGCTGAGACAAGGAGGATTTTACAATATTTAATGCGGCTGGGTTTGGTTGGCGTGAGAAAGAAGACGACGGAGGATTACCGCATTGAGTATACCTGGTACGTTGATGACGAGATTATAAGACAAGCAATTAGTAGCAGGGCTAGGGTTGCCAGGGAGAAGATATCTATGTTGATAAGATCACTGACGGAGGGGGCATATTACATATGTCCAAACTGTTTTACTATGTATACGCTAGACGAGGCGGTTAATAGAGGTGGTTTATGCCCTATATGTGGAGCTCAGTTAGAATACGTAGAAAGTGTGGAGGGGATAAATAAACTGACTAAGGTATTTGAAAAACTTGAAAAATTATGA
- the tgtA gene encoding tRNA guanosine(15) transglycosylase TgtA translates to MLDFRLDSCQGAIVEEYLSEGARIQIYQSEDGYCYNVAYAFPYSERVGEYAYKVVEYLTANQIIRPNISREELGKLIEMAMTDIGVPKQLRAAVRYYVQLEAADYSYLTPILYDIRLENVNINGTDNPIFVDHRDYGYNVKTNVIPTNRESLIKIVGRVYAETGRPLNEQYPIQDTYIRLRNGALLRFATAMSTRVSRNPPYVSVRIQPPFPISPTELIKKRTISALAMAYLWYLFEHHKSVMVIGGTGTGKTTLLNALLVLLPHKRLAIAEETPEIRVPPSYQNVVMLFTSPMYDYMKHLPGSESAIYLIDLVKYLLRARPDIIIIGESRGREIHELIQGVLTGHGGATTFHAEDIMEVFMRLTGEAMGVSAEHLSAFHVLATIRRFEFGRRVTSLTEVVWLRAYPYAAPGKIKIKEEEFGLINVGWYDQRTDTVEVDLRRSYWLQKVGGYDEILERAKFLAGGRAVDVKRVLGWDDVVMTDSGAYQIMRYGSIEVDPDEILLYQASIGSDIGVILDLPFDYEEPYESALLKVEETIRRAKRAAAMLERLDMLVVGPIQGGLHLDLLTRSAREISKLGFHIFAIGSPTTLLEEYKFDLLLEAVLHVKANIVREAPLHLFGAGHPLILPFAVALGVDLFDSASYVLYARDGRIMLRDRTLRLDDVKTDYLPCSTKLCYTPVKEIREMTREERTQLIAEHNLAVLREELLEVKQRIHEGTLWEYLEIKARAHPSLYRFLRGLAKFRKLIEEYDPETHPKPHGLFFYQDTADSRPEPLRHWTRMANLYTPSRTAVVIRVDEKPYSRTWEYRYVKKLTGGRAHILFYDPVFGIVPEEVAEVYPLSQNEAEGEGEGARAHAYEWLSQYDVVLTYNVDLPIIGKRVVKLRTLDEVSLYI, encoded by the coding sequence ATGTTGGACTTTCGGCTAGACTCCTGCCAGGGCGCCATTGTTGAGGAATACCTGTCCGAGGGAGCGAGGATTCAGATTTACCAATCGGAAGACGGCTACTGCTACAACGTGGCCTATGCATTCCCCTACTCAGAGAGGGTAGGTGAATATGCGTATAAGGTAGTGGAATACCTAACTGCCAACCAGATAATTAGACCCAACATCTCAAGGGAGGAGCTTGGCAAACTGATAGAGATGGCAATGACGGACATCGGGGTACCTAAGCAACTGCGCGCCGCGGTTAGGTACTACGTCCAGCTCGAGGCGGCGGACTACTCCTACCTAACGCCTATACTATATGACATCAGACTTGAAAATGTCAACATAAATGGAACTGACAACCCAATCTTTGTAGATCACCGCGATTATGGATACAACGTAAAGACAAATGTTATACCAACTAATAGGGAGTCATTAATAAAAATCGTGGGGAGAGTCTACGCGGAGACCGGAAGACCACTAAACGAGCAGTACCCAATTCAAGACACTTATATCAGGCTGAGGAACGGGGCACTACTGCGCTTCGCAACTGCGATGTCCACACGCGTATCGAGGAACCCGCCGTACGTATCCGTGCGTATCCAGCCGCCCTTCCCAATATCCCCCACTGAGCTCATTAAGAAGCGTACCATCTCCGCGCTTGCGATGGCCTACCTCTGGTACCTCTTCGAACACCATAAATCTGTTATGGTTATCGGAGGCACGGGCACCGGCAAGACTACATTACTAAACGCACTGCTTGTCCTCCTGCCTCATAAACGCCTCGCCATCGCCGAGGAGACTCCGGAGATAAGAGTCCCCCCGAGCTACCAGAACGTGGTAATGCTCTTCACATCGCCCATGTACGACTACATGAAGCACCTGCCTGGGTCTGAGTCCGCCATATATCTAATAGACTTGGTTAAGTACCTCCTACGCGCCAGGCCCGACATAATTATAATCGGCGAGAGCCGCGGTCGCGAGATACACGAGCTGATACAAGGCGTGTTGACAGGCCACGGAGGCGCCACCACGTTCCACGCGGAAGACATCATGGAGGTCTTCATGCGTCTCACTGGAGAGGCCATGGGCGTCTCGGCGGAGCACCTCTCCGCTTTCCACGTGTTGGCCACTATCAGAAGATTCGAATTCGGTAGGAGGGTCACGTCTCTGACGGAGGTGGTGTGGCTGAGGGCGTATCCGTACGCCGCCCCAGGCAAGATAAAGATTAAAGAGGAGGAGTTTGGCTTAATAAACGTGGGTTGGTACGACCAGCGTACAGACACCGTGGAAGTGGATCTAAGGAGATCCTACTGGCTACAGAAAGTAGGGGGGTACGACGAGATCCTCGAAAGAGCTAAGTTCTTGGCAGGCGGCAGGGCGGTAGACGTTAAGAGAGTTTTGGGCTGGGATGACGTGGTCATGACCGACTCGGGCGCCTACCAAATAATGAGGTACGGGAGTATCGAGGTGGATCCCGACGAGATTTTGCTTTACCAGGCCAGCATCGGGAGCGATATCGGCGTAATACTAGACCTACCCTTTGACTACGAGGAGCCGTACGAAAGCGCCTTGCTAAAGGTAGAGGAGACTATCAGGAGAGCAAAAAGAGCCGCGGCTATGCTGGAGAGGCTAGATATGTTGGTTGTGGGCCCTATACAAGGCGGTCTGCATCTAGATCTCCTGACTAGATCCGCGCGTGAGATCTCTAAGCTCGGCTTCCACATCTTCGCTATTGGTAGCCCCACGACGTTGCTTGAGGAGTATAAATTTGACTTGTTGCTTGAAGCCGTACTGCACGTCAAGGCAAATATCGTGAGAGAGGCGCCTCTACACCTCTTTGGCGCTGGTCACCCACTAATCCTCCCGTTTGCGGTTGCTCTAGGTGTCGACCTCTTTGACAGCGCTTCCTACGTGTTATACGCAAGAGACGGCAGGATAATGCTTAGAGATAGAACCCTCCGCCTTGACGATGTGAAGACAGATTACCTCCCCTGTAGCACGAAGCTGTGCTACACGCCAGTAAAAGAAATACGGGAGATGACCAGAGAAGAGCGCACTCAACTAATCGCCGAGCACAACCTAGCAGTTCTGAGAGAGGAGCTCCTCGAGGTAAAACAGAGAATACACGAGGGGACGCTGTGGGAGTACCTCGAGATAAAAGCCAGGGCACACCCATCGCTGTACAGGTTTCTAAGAGGTCTTGCAAAGTTTAGGAAGCTTATAGAGGAGTACGACCCCGAGACTCACCCAAAGCCGCACGGACTCTTTTTCTACCAAGACACCGCCGACTCCCGGCCAGAGCCACTTAGACACTGGACTAGGATGGCGAATCTGTACACGCCCTCTAGAACCGCCGTGGTGATTAGGGTAGACGAAAAACCCTACAGCAGAACTTGGGAATACCGCTACGTCAAGAAGTTAACCGGGGGAAGGGCCCACATCCTCTTCTACGACCCCGTGTTTGGCATTGTGCCGGAGGAGGTGGCCGAGGTGTACCCCCTCTCCCAGAACGAGGCCGAGGGCGAGGGCGAGGGGGCACGTGCCCATGCATACGAGTGGCTAAGTCAATACGACGTCGTCTTGACGTACAACGTCGATTTGCCTATTATTGGCAAAAGAGTCGTGAAGCTAAGGACTCTTGACGAGGTGTCTCTATATATATAG
- a CDS encoding proteasome assembly chaperone family protein, protein MKVEFRIFKPVENHEIFITGFAGIGIVGHLATKYIARNCDVVGVVRYRGEPPIVSVEGDRLLLQNEIFSCGRVVGVVNNYGIHEAAVYDYTKALATWVVANEFKLAVLFGGLDGRLQRGEDKLRIVYTSAYKKAGLPTGDAKILEPGLQIVGPLAYLTSFLEELDFPTLVILPYADVARPADPYAASVAVDYFSKLFDFPVDTSGLRQMAEELEREIEEVRRRMEEQSKREEASRLYI, encoded by the coding sequence ATGAAAGTGGAGTTTAGAATTTTCAAGCCTGTCGAGAACCACGAAATTTTTATCACCGGCTTCGCTGGTATCGGCATTGTTGGCCACCTGGCGACTAAGTATATAGCGCGGAACTGCGACGTAGTGGGCGTCGTGAGGTACAGGGGGGAGCCGCCCATAGTGTCTGTGGAGGGGGACAGGCTGTTGTTGCAGAACGAGATTTTTTCATGCGGCCGGGTGGTGGGGGTCGTGAACAACTACGGAATACATGAGGCGGCGGTTTATGACTATACTAAAGCTCTCGCCACGTGGGTTGTTGCGAATGAGTTTAAGCTTGCTGTGCTTTTCGGCGGCTTAGACGGGAGGTTACAGAGAGGCGAGGATAAGTTGCGTATTGTCTACACATCGGCATACAAAAAGGCGGGGCTCCCCACAGGAGATGCGAAGATATTAGAGCCGGGTCTCCAGATAGTGGGGCCTTTAGCCTACCTGACCTCATTTTTAGAGGAGCTTGACTTCCCCACGCTGGTGATACTGCCGTACGCCGACGTGGCAAGGCCGGCGGATCCCTACGCCGCCAGCGTCGCCGTTGACTACTTTTCTAAATTGTTCGACTTCCCGGTGGACACCAGTGGGCTTAGGCAGATGGCAGAGGAGCTTGAGAGGGAGATTGAGGAGGTTCGGAGGCGGATGGAGGAGCAGAGCAAGCGCGAGGAGGCGTCTAGGCTATATATATAG